One region of Chlorobiota bacterium genomic DNA includes:
- a CDS encoding TonB-dependent receptor → MKTTLIAITLLGAVFLSASAQSQTGTVAGTITNAQTGAPISGATVRLRNEQDTTQLRGAYTNPQGKFIVRDLAGGRWRAIVTAIGYRTLPVQTVAVAQGETATLTVALHEEALTLNGVTVTASRKMEKALEAPASVTVLNAEAIHATPTLTHVEHLRGVAGVDIAQKGLAQFEMVTRGFSNVFSGQLLTLVDGRNAGLPSLRANIPTLVPTTNSDMERMELVRGPGSALYGPNASAGVLNIITKSPLATQGTTVEFGSGFISDSASAAIGPVMQAAIRHAGLIGESVGYKISGQYSGGEDWSFTDSIEAESRAAALAAGAAADTLNIGKREKNVERFGVDGRMDLVLSDNATLSLNAGYDQMVKGIELTDVGAAQGKGWSFAHAGARLHWGDLLVQGFLNKSDAGKTYLLRSGSAIVDRSQQIVGRVQHSAALSDQLGFTYGGDLFLTQPETEGTLTGRNEDDDNITEVGAYLQTEAHLLQNRLDLVLTGRLDLNNRLEDPVFSPRLALMYKLDQDQNLRLTFNTAYNTPTTNDLFLDLVFQRDVFGFGSISPDFGAAYGIDLRTLGVPESGFTFNQSNGSYLMHSKFADPSQPLPVSTAALWPIAVGVLAAQGVDISAIPAPTEEQVHSFMAILDPNDAQNPFKPIAAPSNTPRLKPTTTETIEFGYKGAIADRLQLSVDLYRSQIENFTVTEIITPNAFLNGAELAAYVQPFISGGLQQQGIPQEVADSIATAQAAMMGGTVGALPLGTISPANVPDPTALVAAPRNYGKVTITGVDLAADYRITDQWGIGLTYSFMSDNYFENVEGGNDLSLNAPKNKGSLAVRYADAGLRAEGRYRYTEGFRMKSGVYEGDIPSYGLVDLTLGYRIPGLQSLDLTLTAQNVLNNVHQEFMGAPAVGRSLLVRGSLSF, encoded by the coding sequence ATGAAAACGACTCTTATAGCCATCACACTGCTTGGGGCGGTCTTCCTGTCCGCTTCTGCGCAGTCGCAAACTGGGACCGTCGCCGGGACCATCACCAACGCGCAGACCGGAGCACCAATCAGCGGCGCAACGGTGCGCTTACGGAACGAACAGGACACCACACAACTTCGTGGAGCCTACACCAATCCCCAGGGGAAGTTCATCGTGCGGGACCTTGCCGGCGGGCGCTGGCGGGCGATTGTCACCGCCATTGGATACCGCACGCTGCCGGTCCAAACGGTGGCGGTGGCCCAGGGGGAAACCGCAACGCTAACCGTGGCGTTGCACGAAGAAGCGCTAACGCTGAACGGCGTTACCGTAACCGCTTCGCGGAAGATGGAGAAAGCGTTGGAGGCACCAGCATCGGTGACGGTGCTGAACGCCGAAGCAATCCACGCCACCCCAACACTGACCCACGTTGAACACCTTCGCGGCGTTGCCGGGGTTGACATTGCGCAGAAAGGGTTGGCGCAGTTCGAGATGGTGACGCGCGGGTTTAGCAACGTCTTCAGCGGCCAGCTTCTTACGCTGGTGGATGGCCGCAATGCCGGGCTTCCATCGCTGCGTGCCAACATCCCGACGTTGGTCCCCACCACCAACAGCGATATGGAGCGGATGGAGTTGGTGCGCGGCCCCGGGTCCGCACTTTACGGCCCGAATGCTTCGGCAGGGGTGCTGAACATCATCACCAAATCTCCGCTGGCCACGCAGGGGACCACTGTTGAGTTTGGCAGCGGGTTCATCAGCGACAGTGCTTCGGCGGCGATTGGCCCGGTGATGCAGGCCGCAATCCGCCATGCCGGATTGATTGGGGAGAGCGTTGGCTACAAAATTTCCGGCCAATACTCCGGCGGCGAAGATTGGAGCTTCACCGATTCGATAGAAGCCGAATCCCGCGCCGCCGCCCTTGCCGCAGGGGCCGCCGCCGACACGCTGAACATTGGCAAGCGGGAGAAAAACGTTGAGCGGTTTGGGGTGGATGGGCGCATGGACCTGGTGCTGAGCGATAACGCCACCCTTAGCCTGAATGCCGGCTACGACCAGATGGTGAAGGGTATTGAGCTAACGGACGTGGGGGCCGCCCAGGGGAAAGGATGGAGCTTTGCCCATGCCGGGGCGCGGCTACATTGGGGTGACCTGTTGGTGCAAGGGTTCCTGAACAAAAGCGATGCGGGCAAGACCTACCTGCTTCGTAGCGGCAGCGCAATCGTGGACCGCTCGCAGCAGATTGTGGGGCGCGTGCAGCACTCTGCGGCTCTTAGCGACCAGCTTGGTTTCACCTACGGCGGGGACCTGTTCCTTACTCAGCCGGAAACCGAAGGGACCCTTACCGGGCGGAATGAGGATGATGATAACATCACGGAGGTTGGGGCCTATCTGCAAACCGAGGCGCATCTGCTGCAGAATCGTCTGGACCTTGTGCTGACGGGCCGCTTGGATTTGAACAACCGATTGGAGGACCCCGTGTTCTCCCCACGGCTGGCGTTGATGTATAAACTGGACCAGGACCAGAATCTTCGGCTAACGTTCAACACCGCCTACAACACCCCCACCACCAACGATCTTTTCCTGGACTTGGTGTTCCAGCGCGACGTGTTTGGGTTTGGCAGCATCAGCCCGGATTTTGGGGCGGCCTACGGCATTGATCTGCGGACGCTTGGCGTTCCCGAATCGGGGTTCACCTTCAACCAAAGCAACGGGTCCTATCTGATGCACTCCAAGTTTGCGGATCCGTCGCAGCCGCTTCCGGTTAGCACCGCCGCGCTGTGGCCCATTGCCGTTGGGGTGCTTGCCGCGCAAGGGGTTGATATCTCCGCCATTCCCGCGCCAACCGAAGAGCAAGTGCATAGCTTCATGGCAATCCTGGACCCGAACGACGCGCAAAACCCGTTCAAGCCGATTGCCGCCCCTTCCAACACCCCCCGGCTGAAGCCAACCACAACGGAGACGATTGAGTTTGGCTACAAAGGGGCAATCGCCGACCGGCTTCAGCTTTCGGTGGACCTTTATCGCTCGCAGATTGAGAACTTCACCGTGACCGAGATCATCACCCCAAACGCATTCCTGAACGGTGCCGAGCTGGCCGCCTACGTGCAGCCATTTATCAGCGGTGGATTGCAGCAGCAGGGAATCCCGCAGGAGGTTGCCGACTCCATCGCCACGGCGCAGGCGGCAATGATGGGGGGAACCGTTGGCGCGCTTCCGCTGGGAACCATTAGCCCGGCGAACGTTCCGGACCCCACCGCGTTGGTTGCCGCGCCCCGCAACTACGGCAAGGTGACGATCACTGGCGTGGACCTTGCGGCAGACTACCGCATCACCGACCAGTGGGGGATTGGGCTAACCTATAGCTTCATGAGCGACAACTACTTCGAGAACGTAGAAGGGGGGAATGACCTTTCGCTGAACGCGCCAAAAAACAAAGGCTCGTTGGCGGTGCGCTATGCCGACGCTGGGCTTCGTGCCGAAGGCCGCTACCGCTACACCGAAGGGTTCCGCATGAAAAGCGGGGTGTACGAAGGCGACATCCCCTCCTACGGACTGGTGGACCTAACGCTGGGTTATCGGATACCCGGGCTGCAAAGCCTGGACCTGACGCTGACCGCGCAGAACGTCCTGAACAATGTCCACCAGGAATTTATGGGCGCGCCGGCCGTGGGCCGCAGCCTGCTTGTTCGGGGAAGCCTCTCGTTCTAA
- a CDS encoding DUF814 domain-containing protein, with translation MLRHYLTVARQAELLQESIGTWTLAECWSQEKNRLMLRFIRNGESRFVELSLDLHFGYALLHDDFRRARRNTLDFFQGMIGVQLVEVAMHEGERAIEFHFADGAILLACFFGKGSGNVLWVRNGAVAESFQHDEGEHHRLVQPSGGDDDHEDGLLNRTQIIEQLRRSELPAAKALQTALPSLGRRLAAESLHRSETPPFQQATDRELHQLLDTVDALYNACQASATFFLYHLPTEVVFTLLDLHHLRQAATAVETFDDLPRAIRACRAASFRLRRLLELRTRMARRLESERGRLGRALAKGRDDHEHEARAAEWEQMGNALVANLHALAKGMERAELTDWEGNNLTIPLNVKLAPHENAQRYFRRARGVRQAAVRAAERQAATAAAIATIATLQEQVARATEVEELEALLESNQKLFAMTGEPKEEGTAGRFRRFEVAGGHEVYAGKSAANNDELTMRFARPNDYWFHARGSSGSHVVLRWTDPKTKPPKEVLRQAASVAAFYSGAKNAKMVPVAYTLKKHVRKPRGAAVGAVVMEREEVMLVEPKLPEEKE, from the coding sequence ATGCTTCGCCATTACCTTACCGTTGCTCGCCAGGCCGAACTGCTGCAGGAATCAATCGGCACATGGACCCTTGCCGAGTGTTGGTCCCAGGAGAAAAACCGGCTGATGCTCCGGTTCATTCGCAACGGGGAAAGCCGGTTTGTTGAGCTTTCGCTGGACCTCCATTTTGGCTACGCACTTCTGCACGATGACTTCCGCCGCGCACGCCGCAACACGCTGGATTTTTTTCAGGGAATGATCGGTGTGCAGTTGGTGGAGGTTGCCATGCACGAAGGGGAACGCGCCATTGAGTTCCACTTTGCCGATGGCGCGATTCTTCTTGCTTGCTTTTTTGGCAAAGGTTCCGGCAACGTGCTTTGGGTGCGCAATGGCGCGGTGGCCGAATCGTTCCAGCACGACGAAGGGGAGCATCACCGCTTGGTGCAACCCAGCGGCGGCGACGATGACCACGAGGACGGCCTTCTGAACCGAACCCAGATTATCGAGCAGCTGCGCCGCAGCGAACTTCCGGCGGCCAAAGCGTTGCAAACCGCGCTCCCCTCACTTGGCCGGCGGCTTGCTGCCGAGTCGCTCCACCGTTCGGAAACGCCGCCATTTCAGCAGGCAACCGATCGTGAGCTTCACCAACTTCTGGACACGGTGGATGCTTTGTACAACGCCTGCCAAGCCTCCGCCACGTTCTTCCTGTATCACCTTCCCACCGAAGTGGTGTTCACGCTTCTGGATCTTCACCACTTGCGCCAGGCGGCCACAGCCGTGGAGACGTTTGATGATCTTCCCCGCGCAATCCGTGCCTGCCGTGCGGCCAGCTTCCGGCTGCGGCGGCTGCTGGAGCTGCGGACCCGCATGGCGCGCCGGTTGGAATCGGAGCGGGGGCGGCTTGGGCGCGCGCTGGCCAAAGGGCGCGACGACCACGAACACGAAGCCCGCGCCGCCGAGTGGGAGCAGATGGGGAACGCGCTGGTGGCGAACTTGCACGCGCTGGCAAAGGGGATGGAGCGGGCGGAGCTTACCGACTGGGAGGGGAACAACCTCACCATTCCGCTGAACGTGAAATTGGCCCCGCACGAGAACGCCCAGCGGTACTTCCGCCGTGCGCGTGGCGTGCGCCAGGCCGCGGTGCGCGCCGCCGAACGCCAAGCCGCAACCGCTGCCGCCATTGCAACCATCGCCACCTTGCAGGAACAGGTGGCGCGGGCAACGGAGGTTGAAGAACTTGAGGCACTGCTGGAATCGAACCAAAAACTGTTTGCAATGACCGGAGAACCAAAAGAAGAAGGAACCGCCGGGCGGTTCCGCCGCTTTGAAGTGGCTGGCGGCCACGAAGTCTATGCCGGAAAAAGCGCGGCCAACAACGACGAACTCACCATGCGGTTTGCCCGCCCCAACGACTACTGGTTCCACGCCCGTGGCTCCAGCGGATCCCACGTGGTGCTTCGTTGGACCGATCCCAAAACCAAGCCGCCGAAGGAGGTGCTGCGCCAGGCCGCCTCGGTAGCCGCCTTCTACAGCGGCGCGAAAAACGCGAAGATGGTCCCGGTGGCCTACACCCTAAAAAAGCACGTCCGCAAACCACGCGGCGCGGCGGTTGGCGCGGTGGTGATGGAGCGCGAGGAAGTGATGCTGGTGGAACCAAAACTGCCGGAAGAGAAGGAGTAA
- a CDS encoding class I SAM-dependent methyltransferase encodes MPTADRQQSNRQWSDRIIRRTDPTFRHRWEVWVNKLSAMLNKQTVWIDVGCGSNAMVEEYGHRAASAIGTDVVPPERPSSAPFLLMRPDTLPFPDASADLITLRFVAEHLPDVPRTFSEIARVLRPGGRVMVLTTNTHSPFIILPRLLPFRLKNAILSRLFRVRDVDVMPTFHRLNTPHAMRTVHPDLELLELEFLQDANYTRRWIFLLFYAWHLATRPRPFRRFRTNLLGVWGKPH; translated from the coding sequence ATGCCAACAGCCGACCGCCAGCAGAGCAATCGCCAATGGTCCGACCGTATCATCCGGCGCACCGACCCCACGTTCCGCCACCGCTGGGAGGTGTGGGTGAACAAACTTTCCGCCATGCTGAACAAACAGACTGTTTGGATTGACGTGGGGTGTGGCTCCAACGCCATGGTGGAAGAATATGGGCACCGCGCCGCAAGCGCAATCGGGACCGATGTTGTTCCGCCGGAGCGGCCAAGCAGTGCGCCGTTTCTGCTGATGCGCCCCGATACCCTTCCCTTCCCCGATGCCAGCGCCGATCTTATCACCCTCCGCTTTGTTGCCGAGCATCTTCCCGACGTGCCACGCACCTTTAGCGAGATTGCGCGGGTGCTGCGCCCCGGGGGGCGGGTGATGGTGCTAACCACCAACACCCACAGCCCTTTTATCATTCTGCCGCGGCTGCTCCCCTTCCGCCTGAAGAATGCGATACTCAGCCGATTATTTCGCGTTCGCGATGTGGATGTGATGCCCACCTTCCACCGGCTGAACACGCCGCACGCCATGCGAACGGTCCATCCCGATTTAGAGCTTTTGGAGCTTGAGTTTCTGCAAGATGCCAACTACACTCGCCGGTGGATTTTCCTGCTGTTCTACGCTTGGCACCTTGCCACCCGCCCCCGCCCGTTCCGCCGTTTCCGAACGAACTTGTTGGGGGTTTGGGGGAAGCCTCACTGA
- a CDS encoding HAMP domain-containing histidine kinase: MVLRSQKSIPWILVWNILVVLLGAAGTYQAAEKAGLGGTLLAHRGHIEVDAAATESTSPLAPLLRGVAFKKDSAKHGALVIATLNGYPLGGDLNIVETLLDEFAIGDTVRIEYAMVAEGEEAIPQLELHAATLQLVPHYSPSYLLIMTVVAAIFFVLGVVVLVKLPHEHHARVFHHTMNFAVLLIACTSGRYTIDPAGLGYLVRGAFVAGYVMMPLLFVHFTFLFPEPKWRGAERLMHVCYAVGGLLVAATTLSFILSTTPEIHQGWMAVYSALFELCRYLFMAGCLFSLGNFIHSFRAAADEIARRKLRWLLLGSAAGPLQYILLWVVPSKVGFIIVPEEVVILMVAITPITFVIAIVRYRMLDIDLIVNRTTVYAVMVGVWLAIYLAVVGVVAMLLQSSLTFSKDIWLSSVAAVIAALLFEPARRRVQAFVDRRFFRVQYNYRVAQRQFVEAINRAIDVDQLAQLVVDRIALLIPVERIALFRIRGDTARAHPLAHHSFPILQHRSVPFDAAQLNWDTRLPVGIQDQIEPGVPIVPADARIFRRWGVAVAFLTLSEQGKALGFLALGPKKSGRRFTVEDMDLLATVAAQAGLAIERIELQQRLMLEHAETQRLEELNRMKSYFVSSVSHELKTPLTSIRLFAELLQRSPTIASEKSQEYLKIIEGETDRLTRLINNVLDFAKVERGLKEYTLIECDINPIVESVIATLQYQIQMRGFQLVADAQPGLPVVAADPDAVAESLVNLVANSMKYSTDHRFIRIATFGRNGHVGVTVEDRGIGIAREHLLHIFDPFYRVREETAHRAGGAGLGLALVKHIMDSHNGTIHVTSTPGQGTTVTLLFPINQHPLP, from the coding sequence ATGGTTCTCCGTTCCCAAAAATCAATCCCGTGGATATTGGTCTGGAATATTCTGGTTGTCCTGCTGGGCGCTGCCGGGACGTATCAGGCTGCGGAGAAAGCGGGGCTTGGGGGAACATTGCTGGCGCATCGCGGGCATATCGAAGTTGACGCAGCGGCCACCGAATCCACCAGCCCGCTTGCTCCGTTGCTGCGCGGCGTGGCCTTCAAAAAAGATTCCGCCAAGCATGGCGCGCTGGTTATCGCCACGCTGAATGGATATCCGTTGGGTGGGGACCTGAACATTGTGGAAACGCTGCTTGATGAGTTCGCGATTGGCGACACCGTCAGGATTGAGTACGCCATGGTGGCCGAAGGTGAGGAAGCAATCCCGCAACTGGAATTGCACGCCGCCACGCTGCAACTGGTCCCCCATTACAGCCCCAGCTACCTGTTGATTATGACGGTGGTGGCGGCAATCTTTTTTGTGCTTGGGGTTGTTGTTCTGGTAAAGCTGCCGCACGAACATCACGCCAGGGTGTTCCACCACACCATGAATTTTGCTGTGCTGCTCATCGCCTGCACGTCGGGGCGGTACACGATTGACCCGGCGGGGCTGGGGTATCTGGTGCGTGGCGCGTTTGTGGCCGGCTACGTGATGATGCCGTTGCTGTTTGTTCATTTCACCTTCCTGTTCCCCGAACCAAAGTGGCGCGGTGCGGAACGGCTGATGCACGTTTGCTATGCCGTTGGCGGATTGCTTGTTGCGGCCACCACGCTCAGTTTCATTCTTTCCACCACTCCAGAAATCCATCAAGGATGGATGGCCGTTTACTCCGCGCTGTTCGAGCTTTGCCGCTATCTGTTTATGGCCGGCTGCCTGTTCAGCTTGGGGAATTTTATTCACTCCTTCCGTGCTGCTGCCGACGAGATCGCCCGCCGGAAACTGCGCTGGCTGCTGCTGGGAAGCGCGGCGGGTCCGCTTCAGTATATCCTGCTGTGGGTTGTTCCCTCCAAAGTTGGCTTCATCATCGTGCCGGAAGAAGTGGTGATTCTGATGGTGGCCATCACCCCCATCACCTTCGTGATCGCCATTGTCCGCTACCGGATGTTGGATATTGACCTGATCGTAAACCGCACCACGGTGTATGCGGTGATGGTTGGGGTGTGGCTGGCCATTTACTTGGCGGTGGTGGGGGTGGTCGCGATGCTGCTGCAAAGCAGTCTCACCTTCAGCAAGGATATCTGGCTCTCCTCCGTTGCCGCGGTGATTGCCGCGTTGTTGTTCGAGCCGGCCCGCCGCCGCGTGCAAGCGTTCGTGGACCGCCGGTTTTTCCGGGTTCAGTACAACTACCGTGTGGCCCAGCGCCAGTTTGTGGAGGCGATTAACCGCGCCATTGATGTGGACCAGTTGGCGCAGTTGGTGGTGGACCGGATTGCCCTGCTGATTCCGGTGGAGCGGATTGCACTGTTCCGCATCCGTGGCGACACGGCGCGCGCCCACCCGCTGGCGCACCATTCGTTCCCGATCCTTCAGCACCGCTCCGTCCCGTTCGACGCGGCGCAGCTGAACTGGGATACGCGGCTTCCGGTGGGGATCCAGGACCAGATTGAACCTGGCGTTCCAATCGTCCCTGCCGATGCACGTATCTTCCGGCGATGGGGCGTGGCCGTGGCGTTCCTGACCCTTTCCGAGCAAGGGAAAGCGTTGGGGTTCCTGGCGTTGGGGCCAAAAAAATCGGGGCGGAGATTCACCGTGGAAGATATGGACCTGCTGGCCACCGTTGCTGCCCAAGCCGGCCTGGCAATCGAGCGGATCGAGCTTCAGCAGCGGCTGATGCTGGAGCACGCCGAAACCCAACGGCTGGAAGAGCTGAACCGGATGAAATCCTACTTCGTCAGCAGTGTAAGCCATGAGCTGAAAACGCCGCTGACCTCCATCCGACTGTTCGCCGAGTTGCTGCAACGCAGCCCAACCATTGCCAGCGAGAAATCGCAGGAGTATCTGAAAATTATTGAGGGGGAAACCGACCGGCTTACGCGGCTTATCAACAACGTGTTGGACTTTGCGAAGGTGGAGCGTGGGCTGAAGGAGTACACCTTGATTGAATGCGACATCAACCCGATTGTGGAATCGGTGATTGCCACGCTTCAGTATCAAATCCAGATGCGGGGGTTCCAGCTGGTGGCCGATGCCCAGCCGGGCTTGCCCGTGGTGGCTGCGGACCCCGACGCGGTGGCCGAATCGTTGGTGAATCTGGTGGCGAACTCCATGAAATACTCCACCGACCATCGCTTCATCCGCATTGCCACGTTTGGCCGCAACGGCCACGTTGGGGTGACGGTGGAGGACCGCGGGATCGGGATTGCTCGCGAACATCTGCTCCATATCTTCGACCCGTTTTACAGGGTCCGCGAGGAGACCGCCCACCGGGCCGGCGGGGCGGGGCTTGGGTTGGCGTTGGTGAAGCATATCATGGATTCCCACAACGGCACAATCCACGTTACCAGCACGCCGGGGCAAGGGACCACCGTAACGCTGCTGTTTCCAATCAATCAACATCCCCTTCCATAA
- a CDS encoding response regulator transcription factor: MSTILIIEDDPAIVMGLVASLQEEHYTVMTASDGITGQQMALEQQPDLIVLDLMLPGKNGQDVCREIRAAGITVPVLMLTAKTSETDTVLGLEMGADDYVKKPFSIRELIARIKALLRRTTIPAPTVDQYQFGNVVVDFKGHELRHGNVAHKLAGKEYDVLKFLIAHEGQVVTREVLLNQVWGYERFPTTRTVDNFILTLRKKIEANPSQPEHLLTVHTAGYKFVKDKS, encoded by the coding sequence ATGAGCACCATCCTTATCATCGAAGACGATCCCGCAATTGTTATGGGCTTGGTTGCCAGCCTTCAGGAAGAACATTACACGGTGATGACCGCCAGCGACGGGATCACCGGGCAGCAGATGGCACTGGAGCAACAGCCCGATTTGATTGTGCTGGATTTAATGCTCCCGGGCAAAAACGGGCAGGATGTTTGCCGCGAAATCCGCGCCGCAGGAATCACCGTCCCGGTGCTGATGCTGACGGCAAAAACCTCCGAAACTGATACCGTGCTTGGCCTTGAAATGGGGGCCGACGATTACGTGAAAAAACCGTTCAGCATCCGCGAACTGATTGCGCGGATTAAGGCATTGTTGCGCCGGACCACCATCCCCGCCCCAACGGTGGACCAATACCAGTTCGGGAATGTTGTGGTTGACTTCAAAGGGCATGAGCTTCGGCACGGCAACGTGGCCCACAAGTTGGCGGGGAAGGAGTACGACGTGCTGAAATTCCTGATTGCCCACGAGGGCCAAGTGGTCACGCGCGAGGTGCTTCTGAACCAAGTTTGGGGCTACGAACGGTTCCCCACCACCCGCACCGTGGATAACTTTATCCTGACCTTGCGCAAAAAAATTGAGGCCAATCCTTCCCAGCCGGAGCACCTTCTGACGGTGCACACTGCCGGGTATAAGTTCGTGAAAGATAAAAGCTGA